GGCCGTCCTCTACCTGGACGAGCCGACCACCGGCCTCGACCCCCGCACCCGCAACGAGGTGTGGGACGAGGTCCAGCGGATGGTCTCGGAGGGCGTCACCGTCCTCCTCACCACCCAGTACATGGAGGAGGCGGAGCAGCTCGCGAAGGAGCTGACCGTCATCGACAAGGGCAAGGTCATCGCCCAGGGCGGCGTCGACGAGCTCAAGGCCAAGGTCGGCGGCCGGACCCTCAAGGTCCGCCCGGTGGACCCGGACCAGCTGCCGGAGATGGCCGCGGCGCTCCGCGAGACCGGCCTCGACGGGGTCGCCGGCGCGACCGTCGTGCCCGACGAGGGCGCGCTGTACGTGCCGATCCTCACCGACCAGCAGCTGACCGCGGTCGTGTCGCTGTTCGGCGCCCGCGGCTTCGGCATCGCCCACATCGGCACCCATCTGCCCAGCCTGGACGAGGTGTTCCTGGCGATCACCGGCCAGAAGACCACCGTTTCCGACGAGATCCCCGAGGAGGTCGCCGCATGAGCACGACCACGGTCACCAAGTCCCCCGTCGGAACCCCGGGTCCGGCGGCCGCGCGCCGCGCGCCGGTCGCCGAGGGCCGGATCGGGCTCCGCGCCAACCTGCGGCACATCGGCGCCCTCGCCCGTCGCAACGCGCTCCAGATCAAGCAGGACCCGGAGTCGATGTTCGACGCCGTCCTGATGCCGATCATCTTCATCCTGCTCTTCGTGTACGTCTTCGGCGGCGCGATCTCCGGCAAGGGCAACAACGACGTCTACGTGAACTACGTGACGCCGGGCCTGATGGCGATGATGGGCATGAACATCGCGATGGCCGTCGGCGTCGGCATCAACGACGACTTCAAGAAGGGGGTCATGGACCGGTTCCGGACGATGCCGATCGCCCGGTCCTCCGTCCTGATCGCGAAGATCGTCGTCGAGGTCGGCCGGATGCTGATCGCCACCGCGATCCTGCTCGGCATGGGCTTCCTGCTCGGCCTGGAGATCCACACCTCGTTCTTCCACCTCCTCGCCGCCATCGGTCTCTCGATGGTCTTCGGGGCCTCGCTGATGTGGATCTTCATCCTGCTCGGTCTCACCCTGAAGACCGCCCAGGCGGTCCAGGGCATGGCGATGCTGGTCCTGATGCCGCTGCAGTTCGGTTCCTCGATCTTCGCCCCGACGACCACGATGCCGGGCTGGCTGGAGACCTTCACCGACTACAACCCGCTGTCGAACCTCGCCGACGCCGCCCGGAACCTGATCAACGGCGGTCCGGTCGCCCACTCCGTGTGGATGGTGCTCGGCTGGGCGCTCCTGATCACGGTCGTCACGGCGCCCCTGGCGGTGACCAAGTTCCGTAAGAAGACCTGAGTCCCGCAGGGCCTGTCCGGCCCCGACCGGCCGGACACGCATCACGGGGGTTCAGGACTCGGCGCGCTCACTGATCGCGTCGGCGGCGCGACCGAGCAGGGCGGCGGCCTCTTCCAAGGAGAGGCCGCCGCCTTCCGCGTGCGCCGCCTCGAACGCGTCCTCGCCGAGCACGGACCGGGTCAGCTCCGTCGCCCGCCGCAGGTTGTCCACTTCGAGCGTGAGCGCCAGGTGCTCCGGCGGCAGCAGGCCCTCCGCCGCCCCGAGCAGCACGCCGCCGATCCGCGCCACCGGCCCGCCGAGACCCGCGAGGGCCCAGGCCGCGACCGTCAGGTGGACCGCGGGCATCTGCGGAGCCACCATCAGCGAGAGATCACCCGTGGAGCGCTCGTACGCCTCCTTGACCAGGGCGAACCCGGACGCGTACTCCTCCTCGACGACGTCGAGCCAGCCCAGGCTGCCGATGGCGAAGCCCTCGAAGAGCGAGAGCGTCTCCGAGCTGAACTCCTGCCGCAGCTGGTTCAGCTGCTTCCGGGCCTCCTTGAAGCGCCCGCTGCGGCCCAGCGCGAGGCCGAGGAACAGCCGGGCGCCGAGCAGCGGTTCGTGCCCCAGGCTGGTACCCGCCTCGACGATCTCGCGGAGGATCGCCTCGCCCTCCTCCACCCGTCCCGTCTCGACGAGGACACTGGCGTACCTCGCCCGCAGCAGGGCCATCTGCGACTGGGCGCCGATGCGTTCCGCGTAGCCGATGGCGGCGACGTAGTCCGCGGCCGCGCCCTCGAACTCGAGCCGGCGCTCACGGGACTCCGCGCGGGAGGACAGCGCCTCGGCCGCGCCCCAGGCGTCACCGAGCCGCTCGAAGATCTCCAGGCTCTCGTCGGCGTCCCGGCTCGCGCCGCGGGCCATGTCGGCGCGGTTGGCGGACATGTTGGCGCGCATCTGGAGCGCGTTGCCGAGTTCCCAGGCGTAGCCGTGGCGGCGGCAGGCGTCGACGGTCGCGTCGAGGAGCTCGCGCAGCCGTCCCGCCTCGCCGATCATGAGGACCGCGAAGACGGCGAACGAGCCGGGCAGGCGGCAGGTCTGGGGCAGGCCCGGGGTGTAGACGCCGGTCATCTCGCGGAGCCGGTGCACGCCCTCGGGGCGGGTCCACCGTCCGGTGTCGTGGTCCATGTTGAGGAGTTCGACGAGCCGTACCCCGCGCCGGGCCTCCCAGCGCTGCTCCTCGGAGAGCGGCGGCGGCGCGGCCGTGCACGGCTCGTGCAGGGGGACGACGGGGGCGGCGGGCGGGGTGAACGGGTCGGGCCCCAGGGCCGCGGCGGCCCGGGCCCAGTGCAGGGCGTCGGTCCGCAGATCGCGCATCTGCCAGTACCAGAGCAGGGAGTGGACGAGGACGAGGGCCTCGTCCTCCTCGCGGGCGTCGACGGCCCGGCGCAGCGCGGTCCGGAGGTTGCCGTACTCGCGCCCGAAGCGGGCGATGGCGGCGACCTGCCCGGAGCCGCGGAGTTCGGGGTCGGTGGTACGGGCGAGTTCCCGGTAGTACGTCAGATGACGCCGCTCGACCGCGGCCCGCTCCCCGGACTCGTCGAGGCGCTCCCCCGCGTACTCCGCCACGGTCTCCAGGAGACGGAAGCGCATCCCCTCGTCCCCCGGGGCGGCCACCACGAGCGACTTGTCGACGAGTGCCCCCAGCAGATCCAGCACGTCGAGCGCCTCGCCGGCCCCGTCGTCCGTGCAGACCGCCTCGGCCGCCGCCAGATCACAGCCGCCCGTGAAGACCGCGAGGCGCCGCAGCACCGCGCGCTCCACCCCGTCGAGCAGGTCCCACGACCAGTCCACCACCGCACGCAGCGTCTGCTGTCTCGGCAGCACCGTCCGGGCCCCTGACGTCAGCAGCCGGAACCGGTCGTCGAGCCGGTCCGCGATCTGGCGCGACGTCATCATCCGCAGCCGGGCCGCGGCCAGCTCGATCGCCAGCGGCAGACCGTCGAGGCGGCGGCAGATCTCCTCCGCCGCTCCCGGGTCCTCGCCCACGGTGAACCCCGGCCGCGCCGCCGCGCCCCGCTCGTCGAGCAGGCGCAACGCCATGCCCGTGGGCAGCGGGCCCAGGGGCCGTACCAGTTCCCCCGGCACCCCCAGCGGCTCCCGGCTCGTCGCGAGGACCCGGAGTCCCGGGCAGCGGGCGAGCAGGGTCTCGGCCAGTTCGGCGGCGGCGGTCACGACGTGCTCGCAGTTGTCGAGCAGCACCAGCATCCGGCGCCCGGAGCAGTGCTCGACGAGCCGGGCGAGCGGGTCGTCGCCGGCCCGGAGCTCCTCGGCTCCCGCGCCCCGCAGGACGGTCTCACGGGCGCCGACGGCCGCGAGCACCGCCTCGGGGACGGCCTCGGGGTCGGTGACGGGCGCGAGTTCGGTGACCCAGACGCCGTCCGGCCACGCCTCGGCCGCCCGCTCGGCGGCCTCCTGCGAGAGCCGGGTCTTCCCGGCGCCGCCGGGGCCGAGCAGGGTCACGAGCCGGGCGTCCGCCAGGTCCCTGCGGAGAGCGGCGATCTCCTCGTCCCGGCCGACGAAGCTGGTGAGCCGGGCACGCAGGTTGCCGACGGCGGTGGCGGGGCCGCGGTCCGGTCCGGACGCCGGCGCGCGCTTCGGTTCCGCCTTGGGCCTCGGGGCCAGCAGCTCCGCGTGGAGGGCACGCAGGGCCGGCGACGGGTCCGTACCGAGGCGGGTGGCGAGGGCCCGCCGGACCGCCTCGTACGCGGCGAGAGCCTCGGCGGCGCGTCCGGTGTCCCGCAGGGCCCGGATGCGCAGGGCCTGGAGGGTCTCGTCCAGGGGGTGGGCGGCGCAGAGGGCGGTCAGTTCGGGAAGGGCCGCGGGCGCCTCGCCGAGCCCGAGGGCGGCGTCGAGCCTGGCCCGGCGGACGTCGAGGCGGCGGGCCTCCCAGCGGGGGGCCTCCGCGTCCCGGTCGGGCAGATCGGCGAGGGCGGGGCCGCGCCAGAGGCCGAGGGCCTCGTCGAGGAGGGCGGCGGCCCGGGCCGGGTCCCCGGCCCCGAGCGCGGCCGCGCCCTCGACGGCCAGGTGCTCGAAGCGGCGGACGTCCACGTCCCCGGGCCGGGCGTCGAGCCGGTAGCCGCCCTCGGCGGAGACGATCCGGTCCCGGCCGAGGGCCTTGCGGAGCCGTCCCACGAGGGCCTGGAGCGCGGCGACGGCGTCGGCGGGCGGCTCGTCTCCGTGCCACACCTCGTCGACGAGGTCCGGTACGGGCACGGTCCGGCCGGCCCGCAGGGCGAGGACGGTGAGGAGTGCGCGGACCCGGGGGCCGCCGACGGCCACGTCGGTGCCGTCGGACGTGCGGGCGAGGGTCGGGCCGAGGACGGAATAGTGCACGGGCCCATTCTCCGTGAGAGGGTGCCCGACTCCGGAACTCGCCCCGTCACCCGATACGTTTCCCGCACATCAGGAACCGCACGACGCCACCTCCGTCCCCTGGGAGCTCCCGCGATGACCACGGCCACCACCCGGCGCCACGAGCGGCGGATCAGCCCCGTCTTCCTGGCGATCCTCGCCGTCATGGCCGTCACGGGCTGGGCGGTGTGGACGGACTTCGCCGCCCTGCCCGGTCTGGCGATCTTCCTCTTCGTGACCTCGGCGTGGGTGGTGTCGCTCTGTCTCCACGAGTACGCGCACGCGCGGACGGCCCTGCACGGCGGTGACATCACGGTCGGCGCCAAGGGCTATCTGACGCTGAACCCGCTGGCGTACACCCACGCCGTCCTCAGCGTCGTCCTGCCGGTGCTGTTCGTGATCATGGGCGGGATCGGTCTGCCGGGCGGCGCGGTCTTCATCGAGCAGGGCCGGATCAAGGGCCGCTGGAAGCACAGCCTGATCTCGGCGGCGGGCCCGCTGGCGAACGTGCTGTTCGCGCTCGTCTGCACGGCCCCGTTCTGGCTGGACGCGCTCGACGGCGTCCCGCTCCCGTTCCGGTTCGCGCTGGCCTTCCTGGCGTTCCTCCAGGTGACCGCGGCGCTCCTGAACCTGCTGCCGGTGCCGGGTCTCGACGGGTACGGGATCGTCGAGCCCTGGCTGTCGTACAAGGTGAAACGGCAGATCGAGCCGTACGCGCCGTACGGCTTCTTCATCGTGATCGCGCTGCTGTTCGTGCCGGCGGTCAACGACGGCTTCTTCGACGCGATCGACGCGCTGATGCGCTCGCTGGGGGTGCCCGAGCTGTCCCGCTACTGCGGCTCGCAGCTCTTCCGGTTCTGGCAGGACTCGCCGGAGTTCTGCCAGGTCTGAGGCCGGGGCCGGTCGCGGGTGCCGGTCGCGCGGGCCGAGGCAGTCGCGGGGGCGGGGCCGGTCGCCTGGGTCCTAGGCCCCGGCGCTCGCGGCCTTCTCGACCTTCGCGCGGCGGATGTAGTACCAGGCCATGTTGGAGGACAGACCGGCGATCAGGACCCAGACGACGCCGAGGAAGCTGCCCTCGACGAAGGAGACGACGGCCGCTGCGACGGCCAGGGCGCAGACCACGAGGGCGAAGAGGGCGAGGCGGGGCATGGGGGTCGGCTCCTGTCCGGGTACGGCTGCTGTGCCCGTCCAGTGTCCCCCATGCCCTCCCCGCGTCCAGGACCGGCTCGGGCATCCTGCCCGGAAGCGGCTCAGATGTCGGTGACGCGCAGACCGGCGTGGGCCTTGTAGCGGCGGTTGACCGAGATCAGGTTGGCGACGAGGGACTCGACCTGGTGGGCGTTGCGCAGCCGGCCGGCGAAGACACCGCGCATGCCGGGGATGCGGCCGGCGAGGGCCTGGACGATCTCGACGTCGGCGCGCTCCTCGCCGAGGACCATCACGTCCGTGTCGATCTCCTCCAGGGAGGCGTCCTGGAGGAGGACGGCGGAGAGGTGGTGGAAGGCGGCGGCGACGCGGGAGTCCGGGAGGAGCGCGGCGGCCTGCTCGGCGGCGGAGCCCTCCTCGGGCTTGAGCGCGTAGGCGCCCTTCTTGTCGAATCCGAGCGGGTTGACGCAGTCCACGACGAGCTTGCCCACGAGCTCCTCGCGCAGGGACTCCAGGGTCTTGGCGTGCCCGTCCCACGGCACGGCGACGATCACGATGTCGCTGCGGCGGGCGCAGTCGGCGTTGTCGGCGCCCTCGACGCCGTGGCCGATCTCACCCGCGGCCTCCTGGGCGCGGTCGGCGGCGCGGGAGCCGATGATCACCTTCTGTCCGGCCTTGGCGAGCCGGTAGGCGAGGCCGCGGCCCTGGTCGCCGGTGCCGCCGAGGACGCCGACGACGAGGCCGGAGACGTCGGGGAGGTCCCACGGGTCCTTGGGGGCGGCCTTGGCGGCCGGGGTGCTGGGAGTCGAGGAAGTCATGGACCCGACATTACCGAGCGGTCGGCCCGCCGGCGCGGGTCCCGTCCGGGTGGAACCATGGCAACGGGCCACGCGGGAACGTGCGCCTGGGGCAGGATGCGGGGCCATGGATGCCGTACGGGTCGCGTTGCTGCGGGAAGTGCTCGCCGGGACGGAGTGGCCGCGGGCGGCCCGCCGGTTCGCGGGCGCGCTCCGGTCCTCTGTCGTCCCGCACCGGGGCGGGCTGCTCCTGGTCGGCACGGAGGAGTACGAGCCCTGGCACCTGGCGGCGCACCTGGTCGACGAGTCGGCCTGGTCGGGCATCCCCGAGCTGACGCCGACGCTGGTGCGGCACCGGGTGCGGCCGGGGGATCCGGCGCATCTGGCGGTGGGGCTCGGTCGTCTGGAGGTGGCGGGTCGCGGGGCGACGCTGCTGATGGTGGCGCCGGAGCGGCCGGACGCGGGACTGCTGCAGCGGGTGCACGACGCCCGGCGGGCGGGGGCGACGGTGCTGTCGCTCGGCGGGGGCGACGAGGAGGTGCGCGGGCTGGCGCACGAGACGCTCACGGTGGCGGAGGGGGCGGAGGTCGACCTGGACACGGTGCAGCATCTGGTGAGCGCGGCGGCCGGTGAGAACAGCCTGCCGTCACCGCGGGGGAACCGCCGTTTCCGTGACCGCCTCTCGGACCTCGCGGACCGGCTGACGGCACCGCCGCCGGCGCGCTGGTAGGAGCGGGGCGCAGCCAGGAGGGGAGACGGGAAAACCGTTTGCCTCGTCCGGTTCGTCACCGGAGCATGGCCTTTCGTGTCTCCTGCCTTCGCGAAGCTCTCCGCGCTCCTGCCCGATCTGGCGCCGTGGCGCGCGTCCCGGGACTTCCGGCTGCTCTGGGTGCAGGGGCTCGTCACGTACTTCAGCAGCGCCATGGCGATGATCGCCCTGCCGCTGCAGATCAAGGAGCTCACGGGCTCGCCGCTCGCCGTCGGCGCGATGGGCGCGGTCGAGCTGGTGCCGCTGGTGGTCTTCGGCCTGTACGGCGGGGCGCTCGCCGACGCGGTCGACCGGCGGAAGGTGATCCTCCTGACCGAGGCGGGCCTCGGCCTGCTCGCCGTGGTCCTGCTGGTCAACGCGCTGCTTCCGACCCCGGTGCTCTGGCCGCTGTACGTGGTCGCGGCGGGCGTCTCGGCGCTCGCCGGCCTCCAGCGGCCGGCCCTGGACTCCCTCCTGGCGCGGATCGTGCCGCACGAGCACCAGACCGCGGCGGCCGCTCTGAACTCGCTGCGCTGGCAGATGGGCTCGATCGCGGGCCCGGCGCTCGCGGGCCTGGTCGTGGCGTACGCGGGTCACGCACCGGCGTACGGGGTGACGATCGTCGGTTTCGCCGTATCGGTGCTGCTGTGCCGTCGGCTCTCCCCCGCGCCGCCCGCCCACGACGCGGAGAAGCCCTCGCTGCGGGGCATCGCGGAGGGCGCGCGGTACGCCTGGTCGAGGCCGGTGCTGCTCGGCACGTACGCGGTCGACCTCGCGGCGATGTTCTTCGCCTTCCCGAACACGATCTTCCCGTTCCTCGCGGACGAGCTGGACGCGGACTGGTCGCTCGGCCTGATGTACGCGGCGGGTTCGGTCGGCTCGCTGGTGCTGGGGCTGACCAGCGGCTGGACGTCGAAGGTGCGCCGGCACGGCCTGCTCGTGGTCGCGGGCGCCGCCGGCTGGGGCCTCGCGATCACGGCGGCGGGCTGGTTCGGGAACATCTGGCTGGTCCTGCTCTGTCTGGCCTTCGCCGGCGCCGGCGACATGCTGAGCGGCCTGGGCCGGGCGACGATCTGGAACCAGACGATCCCGGAGGAGCTGCGCGGCAGGCTGGCGGGCATCGAGGTGCTCTCGTACAGCGTGGGCCCGCAGCTGGGCCAGGTCAGGGCGGGCGCGATGGCGGGCTGGACCGGCACGCGGTCGGCCGTCTGGACGGGCGGCGTGGCCTGCGTCGCCTCGGTGGGCCTGCTGTGTCTCGCGCTGCCGAAGCTCCTCACGTACGACTCCGAGACCGACGAGGACTCGCTGCGCCGCAAGGCCCAGCAGGAGGCGGCACAGCGGGCGTCGGCACAGCGGGAGTCGGCACAGCGGGAGGCGGCCGGGGCCGTGTGAGCGGCCCCGGCCGGGCCCCCGTGGCCAGGGCCTGTCCGAGGGTCGGACAGGCCCTAGTCCGGCGGCTCCTGCGCCTCCGGCTTCCCCGTCTTGTCGTGCCAGCGCGGGTCGGTCTCCCACTCCAGGTTCCGCTCGCGGGCGGTCTCCATCGCGTGGGCGGCCTCCTCGCGCGTGGCGTACGGGCCGAAGCGGTTCTTCGCCGGGCAGTCGGGGCCCTCTTCGACCTTCTTGTGCTCCAGGCAGTAGTACCACTCGCCCGGTTTGCCCACCGTGCGCTTCTTGAACAAAGCCATCGTCGTCGGCTCCTTCCTCCGAGACCATGCTGCCCCAGAGCCGGTCGTTAGACTCGCTGGTATGTCTGGCCAGTCGCTTCTCGTCCCGGGGGAGCTCTCCCCCCATCGTTCCGTTCCGGGCTCCATCCGCCGCCCCGAGTACGTCGGGAAGCCCGCCCCGACCCCGTACACCGGGCCCGAGGTACAGGACTCCGACACCGTCGAGCGGATGCGGATCGCCGGCCGCATCGCCGCGCAGGCGATGGAGGAGGCCGCCAAGCACATCGCCCCGGGTGTCACCACCGACGAGCTCGACCGGGTCGCGCACGAGTTCATGTGCGACCACGGCGCGTACCCGTCCACCCTCGGCTACCGCGGCTTCCCGAAGTCGCTGTGCGCCTCGGTCAACGAGGTCATCTGTCACGGCATCCCGGACTCCACCGTCCTGCGGGACGGCGACATCGTGAACCTCGACGTCACGGCGTACATCGACGGCGTCCACGGGGACAACAACGCCACCTACCTCTGCGGCGACGTCGACGAGGAGTCGCGGCTGCTCGTGGAGCGGACCCGGGAGTCCCTGAACCGGGCCATCAAGGCGGTCAAGCCGGGCCGCCAGATCAACATCATCGGCCGGGTCATCGAGTCGTACGCCAAGCGCTTCGGCTACGGCGTCGTCCGTGACTTCACCGGGCACGGCATCAACTCGTCCTTCCACTCCGGCCTGATCGTCCCGCACTACGACTCGCCCCACCACACCACCGAGATCAAGACCGGCATGACCTTCACCATCGAGCCGATGCTGACGCTCGGCACCCACGACTACGACATGTGGGACGACGGCTGGACGGTCGTGACCAAGGACCGGAAGCGGACGGCCCAGTTCGAGCACACGCTCGTCGTGACGGAGACAGGGGCGGAGATCCTGACGTTGCCCTAGCCGTCCGACTGGGTAGGTCTTTTGCCGACAGGACGTCGGGAACCAGTTGACTTAGGTAAGCCTAACTCGGCAGGATCGTCACTGGTTCCCGTCCCATCGGTCCCGGAGGCACGCCTTGGACACGCCCTTCTCCACGCTCATCCGTACCGCCTCGCACGAGCAGCACACGGAAGCGGAGACGTCGTCCTTCATGGGCGACCTCCTGGGCGGACGCCTGGCCGTCGACGCCTACGCGCGCTACACCGAGCAGCTCTGGTTCGTGTACCGCGCCCTCGAGGACGGCGCGGAGGCCCTGCGCTCGGACCCCGTCGCCGGGCCCTTCATACAGCCCGAACTGTTCCGCACGGCCGCCCTGGAGCAGGACCTCGCCCATCTGCGGGGCCCCGACTGGCGCGCCGGGGTCTCCCCGCTGCCCGCCACCGTCGCGTACGCCGAGCGGGTCGCCGAGTGCGCCCGCGACTGGCCCGCGGGGTACGTGGCCCACCACTACACGCGCTACCTGGGCGACCTGTCGGGCGGCCAGATCATCCGCGACAAGGCGGAGCGCACCTGGGGCTTCACGCGCAAGGGCGACGGCGTCCGCTTCTACGTGTTCGACACGATCGCCAACCCGGCCGCGTTCAAGCGGGCCTACCGGGAGCTGCTCGACGGGGTGAACGCCGACGACCTGGAGAAGCAGCGGATCGTCGACGAGTGCAAGCGCGCCTTCGCCTTCAACAGCGCGGTCTTCCACCAGCTGGGCGGGGAGTTCCCGCTCAGCGCGTGAGCCTCCGGGACCTTCCCGCGCTCAGCGCGTGAGGGTCCCCTCCAGGCGGACCCGTCCGCCGAGTTCCACGATGCCGTCAGGGCCGGGGGCAGTGAGCAGCTGCGAACCCCGGCCCTGCGTGATGTTCAGGGCCCGTCCCAGCTCCGCCGTGAGCAGCAGGGCCGCCGCGCCGGTCGCCTCGTCCTCGTCGATGCCGTCGCCCCGGCCCGGGAAGGCGCGCGCCCTGATCCGGCCGGCCGCCTCCTCCTCCCAGGCCCAGGCGTAGATCCACTCGCCCGGCTCGGGCACGTCGAGGGCATCCACCTCGGCGGCGGAGCCGTACGGGCGCAGGGTCCGCGGCGGCGCCCACTCGGCGCGCGCCTCGATCCAGGTGAACTCCCCGTCGCCGCGCACCCAGACCTCGCCCGCGGGCGGGACGACGACCTCCAGGTCGAGCAGCCAGGCGGCGCCGACCAGCGGGTGTCCGGCGAAGGGCAGCCGCAGGCCGGGCGTGTAGATGTCGACGATCCCGCGCTCCGGGTCGTCCACGAACACGGTCTCGCTGAACCCGAGTTCCTTGGCGAGCGCCTGCCGTGAGGCCTCGTCGGGGTGGGTACTGGCGTCCCTCACGACTCCCAGGGCGTTTCCGTGCCGGCCGTCGGCCGCGCAGAAGACCCGGAGGACGTCGATGTCGGTGGCGGTGCTGGGCACGGTCGTGTTCATGGCGGAAATTGAACCACTCACGGGGAGACGACAGGGCCGCACCCGGAGATGTCGGGTGCGGCCCTGCCTGGTGGGGGGCGGAAGAGGCGGCGGTCGCCGAGGCGATGGCGGCCACCGAGGTCGGGGCCTTCGCCGGGCGCCCGTTCTCCGCGCTGTCGGGCGGTGAGCGGGCCCGGGTCGCGCTGGCCCGGGTCCTCGCGCAGCGGACCGGCCTGCTGCTGCTCGACGAACCGACGGCCGCCCTCGACCTGCGCCATCAGGAACTGCTCCTGCGGGTCTGCCGGCAGCCGGTGGAGGTGTTCCCGCATCCCCGGACCGGCGTCCCGCTCGTCGCACCGAAGCGGACCGACATCGTCCACGGGGAACGGGAAATCGGGACGATTCACCCTCCTTGACCTTCTCTTGACCTTCGCTTGAGAACCCCGTGAAGCCCCTGTGATCCCGTCGTGTCCGATGCGACGGACCTGAGAGCTGAATCACTGGACGGCCGGGTATGGCTGAGGTAAGCCTCGGTTAAGTTAGGTCCGCCTCAGTCCCCGTACCCGCGTTTCTGGAGTTCCCATGCGAGCCGTTCGCCTCTCCGTCGTCACCGCCGCAGCGACCGCTGCGGCCCTGGCCGCCGTCACGGGCTGCACCGAGAAGAGCGACGCGAAGGCGGACGACGGCACGATCACCGTGGTCGCCAAGGACGACTCCTGCGAGGTCTCGAAGAAGGAGTTCCCCGCGGGCCATGTGCAGCTGTCGGTGGAGAACCGCGGCTCCAAGGTCACCGAGGTGTACGTCCTCTACCCGGACGACCGGATCGTGACCGAGCGCGAGAACATCGGCCCCGGCACCAAGGCGAGCCTGACCGCCGAGATCAAGGCCGGCGAGTACGCCATCGCCTGCAAGCCCGGCATGGTCGGCGACGGCATCCGCCAGGAGGTCAAGGCCACCGGCGGCGCGGCCGGCGTCAAGCGCTCCCCCGAGATGGACGCGGCGGTCGCCGCCTACCGCCAGTACGTCCAGGCACAGGCCGACGCGACCCTGCCCAAGGTGAAGGTCTTCACCGACGCCGTCCGCGCCGGTGACGTCGAGGCCGCCAAGAAGGCCTACGCCGAGTCCCGCATCGGCTGGGAGCGCACCGAGCCGGTCGCCGAGTCCTTCGGCGACATCGACCCCAAGGTCGACGTCCGCGAGGACGGCCTGGAGGCCGGCCAGGACCCGGCGAAGGACTGGACCGGCTGGCACCGCCTGGAGAAGGCGCTCTGGCAGGACAAGAAGATCGGCGACCGCGAGAAGGAGCTCGCCGGCCTTCTCGACAAGGACCTCGCCGACTGGGTCAAGCGCGTCGGCAAGGCCGAGATCACCCCGACCTCCATGGCCAACGGCGCCAAGGAACTCCTGGACGAGGTCGCCACCGGAAAGGTCACCGGCGAGGAGGAGCGCTACTCCCGCACCGACCTCGTCGACTTCAAGGCCAACGTCGAGGGCGCGCAGAAGTCCTTCGAGCTGCTCAAGCCGGTCGCCACGAAGAACGACCCGAAGCTCGTCGCCGACCTCGAGAAGCGGTTCGCCGCCCTGAACACGCTCCTCGACAAGTACCGCACCG
This sequence is a window from Streptomyces sp. NBC_00691. Protein-coding genes within it:
- a CDS encoding ATP-binding cassette domain-containing protein; this encodes MTRSHTNAVEVRGLVKHFGATKALDGVDLDVREGTVLGVLGPNGAGKTTLVRCLSTLLVPDAGTAVVAGYDVVKHPRQLRRTIGLTGQYASVDEKLSGWENLYMIGRLLDLSRADARRRSDEMLERFSLTEAAKRPAMTYSGGMRRRLDLAASMIGRPAVLYLDEPTTGLDPRTRNEVWDEVQRMVSEGVTVLLTTQYMEEAEQLAKELTVIDKGKVIAQGGVDELKAKVGGRTLKVRPVDPDQLPEMAAALRETGLDGVAGATVVPDEGALYVPILTDQQLTAVVSLFGARGFGIAHIGTHLPSLDEVFLAITGQKTTVSDEIPEEVAA
- a CDS encoding ABC transporter permease; translated protein: MSTTTVTKSPVGTPGPAAARRAPVAEGRIGLRANLRHIGALARRNALQIKQDPESMFDAVLMPIIFILLFVYVFGGAISGKGNNDVYVNYVTPGLMAMMGMNIAMAVGVGINDDFKKGVMDRFRTMPIARSSVLIAKIVVEVGRMLIATAILLGMGFLLGLEIHTSFFHLLAAIGLSMVFGASLMWIFILLGLTLKTAQAVQGMAMLVLMPLQFGSSIFAPTTTMPGWLETFTDYNPLSNLADAARNLINGGPVAHSVWMVLGWALLITVVTAPLAVTKFRKKT
- a CDS encoding BTAD domain-containing putative transcriptional regulator; the encoded protein is MHYSVLGPTLARTSDGTDVAVGGPRVRALLTVLALRAGRTVPVPDLVDEVWHGDEPPADAVAALQALVGRLRKALGRDRIVSAEGGYRLDARPGDVDVRRFEHLAVEGAAALGAGDPARAAALLDEALGLWRGPALADLPDRDAEAPRWEARRLDVRRARLDAALGLGEAPAALPELTALCAAHPLDETLQALRIRALRDTGRAAEALAAYEAVRRALATRLGTDPSPALRALHAELLAPRPKAEPKRAPASGPDRGPATAVGNLRARLTSFVGRDEEIAALRRDLADARLVTLLGPGGAGKTRLSQEAAERAAEAWPDGVWVTELAPVTDPEAVPEAVLAAVGARETVLRGAGAEELRAGDDPLARLVEHCSGRRMLVLLDNCEHVVTAAAELAETLLARCPGLRVLATSREPLGVPGELVRPLGPLPTGMALRLLDERGAAARPGFTVGEDPGAAEEICRRLDGLPLAIELAAARLRMMTSRQIADRLDDRFRLLTSGARTVLPRQQTLRAVVDWSWDLLDGVERAVLRRLAVFTGGCDLAAAEAVCTDDGAGEALDVLDLLGALVDKSLVVAAPGDEGMRFRLLETVAEYAGERLDESGERAAVERRHLTYYRELARTTDPELRGSGQVAAIARFGREYGNLRTALRRAVDAREEDEALVLVHSLLWYWQMRDLRTDALHWARAAAALGPDPFTPPAAPVVPLHEPCTAAPPPLSEEQRWEARRGVRLVELLNMDHDTGRWTRPEGVHRLREMTGVYTPGLPQTCRLPGSFAVFAVLMIGEAGRLRELLDATVDACRRHGYAWELGNALQMRANMSANRADMARGASRDADESLEIFERLGDAWGAAEALSSRAESRERRLEFEGAAADYVAAIGYAERIGAQSQMALLRARYASVLVETGRVEEGEAILREIVEAGTSLGHEPLLGARLFLGLALGRSGRFKEARKQLNQLRQEFSSETLSLFEGFAIGSLGWLDVVEEEYASGFALVKEAYERSTGDLSLMVAPQMPAVHLTVAAWALAGLGGPVARIGGVLLGAAEGLLPPEHLALTLEVDNLRRATELTRSVLGEDAFEAAHAEGGGLSLEEAAALLGRAADAISERAES
- a CDS encoding site-2 protease family protein; the encoded protein is MTTATTRRHERRISPVFLAILAVMAVTGWAVWTDFAALPGLAIFLFVTSAWVVSLCLHEYAHARTALHGGDITVGAKGYLTLNPLAYTHAVLSVVLPVLFVIMGGIGLPGGAVFIEQGRIKGRWKHSLISAAGPLANVLFALVCTAPFWLDALDGVPLPFRFALAFLAFLQVTAALLNLLPVPGLDGYGIVEPWLSYKVKRQIEPYAPYGFFIVIALLFVPAVNDGFFDAIDALMRSLGVPELSRYCGSQLFRFWQDSPEFCQV
- the npdG gene encoding NADPH-dependent F420 reductase; amino-acid sequence: MTSSTPSTPAAKAAPKDPWDLPDVSGLVVGVLGGTGDQGRGLAYRLAKAGQKVIIGSRAADRAQEAAGEIGHGVEGADNADCARRSDIVIVAVPWDGHAKTLESLREELVGKLVVDCVNPLGFDKKGAYALKPEEGSAAEQAAALLPDSRVAAAFHHLSAVLLQDASLEEIDTDVMVLGEERADVEIVQALAGRIPGMRGVFAGRLRNAHQVESLVANLISVNRRYKAHAGLRVTDI